A window of the Gemmatimonas sp. genome harbors these coding sequences:
- a CDS encoding FAD-binding oxidoreductase → MSDGLHGAGATDTADVVICGAGIAGIAAAHALAVGRGLARVVIVDDTPPLTLTSDKSTEAYRNWWPGPDDAMVRLMNRSIDLLETWATASDNRFLLNRRGYVYATARAARAAQFAADAVLAASQGAGEVRTYRSRQEAAAYEPSAHQGWQGHPTGADLFLDRDAIAAHFPWLSPDICAVLHARRCGWFSGQQLGMLLLEQARAAGTTLLAGRVSGVQQEGGRVTAVQVATSSGVTHTISTPVFVNAAGPYAKQVAALCGVALPLFSEAHYKIAIEDARGVIDRDTGLVILDDAQCLEWSDEERAELAADASTRWLTEPLPAGIHLRPEGYGAARTVLMLWDYHGAHRFDDPVFPLPEDAFYAEVVLRGMTRLAPGLAAYLDRLPHAYVDGGYYTKTEENRPLVGPMGVDGAYVCAAFSGFGLMAAPAAAELLAAQVTGASRPSYERAFLLSRYDDAAYCAQVAQWGSTGQL, encoded by the coding sequence ATGAGTGACGGCCTGCACGGCGCCGGCGCGACGGACACCGCCGATGTCGTGATCTGCGGCGCCGGTATTGCCGGCATTGCGGCGGCGCATGCGCTGGCGGTTGGGCGCGGCCTCGCGCGCGTGGTCATCGTGGACGACACGCCGCCACTCACGCTCACCAGCGACAAGAGCACCGAAGCCTATCGCAACTGGTGGCCTGGCCCCGACGACGCCATGGTGCGGCTCATGAACCGCAGCATCGACCTGCTGGAGACGTGGGCCACGGCGAGCGACAACCGGTTCCTGCTCAACCGGCGCGGGTACGTGTACGCCACCGCGCGCGCCGCGCGGGCGGCGCAGTTCGCAGCCGATGCGGTACTGGCGGCATCGCAGGGAGCCGGCGAGGTGCGCACGTATCGCTCACGGCAGGAGGCGGCCGCGTATGAGCCGTCGGCGCATCAGGGGTGGCAGGGGCACCCCACGGGCGCCGATCTCTTTCTCGATCGTGACGCCATTGCCGCGCACTTTCCGTGGCTGTCGCCCGACATCTGCGCGGTGCTGCATGCGCGTCGGTGCGGCTGGTTCAGCGGGCAGCAGTTGGGGATGCTGCTGTTGGAGCAGGCGCGGGCGGCGGGTACAACACTGCTCGCCGGGCGGGTGAGCGGTGTGCAGCAGGAGGGGGGCAGGGTGACGGCGGTGCAGGTGGCCACGTCATCGGGCGTCACGCACACCATCAGCACACCGGTGTTCGTGAATGCGGCGGGCCCCTACGCGAAGCAGGTGGCGGCGTTGTGCGGCGTTGCGCTGCCACTCTTCAGCGAGGCGCACTACAAGATTGCCATCGAGGATGCGCGCGGCGTGATCGATCGCGACACGGGGCTCGTCATTCTCGATGATGCGCAGTGTCTCGAGTGGAGCGACGAGGAGCGTGCCGAACTGGCCGCCGACGCGAGCACGCGCTGGCTCACCGAACCGCTGCCGGCGGGCATTCATCTGCGCCCCGAGGGATACGGCGCCGCGCGCACGGTGCTCATGCTGTGGGACTATCATGGCGCGCACCGCTTCGACGACCCCGTGTTTCCGCTGCCGGAGGATGCGTTCTATGCCGAGGTGGTGCTGCGCGGCATGACGCGGTTGGCGCCGGGGCTGGCGGCGTATCTCGACCGGTTGCCGCACGCGTACGTGGACGGCGGCTATTACACCAAGACCGAGGAGAACCGGCCGTTGGTGGGGCCCATGGGCGTCGACGGGGCGTACGTGTGCGCGGCCTTTTCGGGATTCGGGCTCATGGCCGCGCCGGCGGCGGCGGAGCTGCTGGCCGCGCAGGTCACCGGCGCCTCGCGGCCGTCGTACGAGCGTGCCTTTCTGCTGTCGCGGTATGACGATGCCGCATACTGCGCGCAGGTGGCGCAGTGGGGGAGCACCGGGCAGCTGTAG